A single region of the Diadema setosum chromosome 14, eeDiaSeto1, whole genome shotgun sequence genome encodes:
- the LOC140237834 gene encoding uncharacterized protein — protein MTGRRVLVLLEIVSITIRCIGGTSVTLNVPSPLTPDQEVTASCTADKVFGSEHVIWYLNGVQITDGVQTTSTVDSMIDYYLSLEVRLVGGTDEHEGRVEIFCDGIWGTACDTGWDMNAAHAVCRQLGYSGAASVHSNAQFGEGSGPIWLDTIIHCPTADKNSLLECSRFPWGCSSYSSCGHNNDVGVRCDGERDQEAAEAIFRNADLNAGLGYGADLLTYYDITSRLIFTPTTANNGDILQCHVYGVVRSSTLEVTGGVTPSPSRSITPCITPSPGTPPGENILSIDAVEIKGEDNLVNLVISCHVNFTDQPSPYLHTYTIGTENKTLSSSSSASAILSPRPNACIELTCSATNGIGTTSATFTHCPQDKPAEGIISVEFETQEDDDNEPSLNITCHVDQEDQPFPQINTYLIAVDNSVISDSASRTVTIDPQPNTCIDVVCTGINEYGETEATKTYCPSQTELGPQQPGSNILRIQATEIRREGNLVTLIITCHVNISDQPYPHLHTYNITADNDILSSSSSASAILSPLPDDCINVTCSATNGVGDTLSWMKHCRTETFFEGPIASPFQEFLQKSSTTYVLLIVIFILSIITCLTVLMKRKVVY, from the exons ATGACTGGAAGACGAGTATTAGTCCTACTTGAGATAGTTTCTATCACCATCCGTTGTATTG GTGGAACCAGTGTGACTCTGAATGTACCAAGCCCGCTGACACCAGACCAGGAAGTTACAGCCTCCTGTACAGCCGATAAAGTCTTTGGCTCAGAACACGTGATCTGGTACTTAAATGGCGTACAGATTACTGATGGCGTACAAACAACCAGTACTGTGGATAGCATGATCGACTACTACCTTTCTCTAGAGG TGAGACTTGTCGGAGGAACTGACGAACATGAAGGGCGAGTGGAGATATTCTGTGATGGGATCTGGGGCACGGCGTGTGACACTGGTTGGGATATGAACGCAGCTCACGCTGTGTGTAGACAGCTTGGGTACTCGGGGGCTGCCTCGGTCCATTCTAATGCCCAATTCGGAGAAGGATCGGGTCCTATTTGGTTAGACACCATAATTCACTGTCCCACGGCGGATAAGAACTCTCTTTTAGAGTGCAGTCGATTCCCGTGGGGATGCTCCAGTTACTCCAGTTGTGGGCATAACAATGACGTAGGCGTACGGTGTGATGGAGAAC GAGATCAGGAAGCTGCGGAGGCAATATTCAGGAACGCAGACTTGAATGCAGGTCTGGGTTACGGAGCTGATCTCTTGACTTACTATGACATCACCAGTCGACTGATATTCACTCCAACGACAGCCAACAATGGTGATATACTTCAGTGTCATGTGTACGGTGTTGTGCGCTCTTCAACTCTGGAGGTTACAG GTGgtgtaaccccgtccccctccCGGTCCATCACTCCATGTATCACTCCAAGTCCCGGTACACCCCCAGGAGAGAACATCTTATCCATTGATGCTGTAGAGATTAAAGGCGAGGATAACCTGGTAAATCTGGTCATCTCCTGTCACGTGAACTTTACTGATCAGCCGTCCCCATACCTCCACACCTACACCATCGGGACTGAGAATAAAACTCTATCGTCATCAAGCAGCGCCTCAGCCATCCTCTCGCCACGCCCCAACGCCTGCATCGAACTCACGTGCTCCGCGACGAACGGGATAGGAACGACCTCAGCCACGTTCACACACTGTCCTCAAG ATAAGCCAGCAGAAGGAATCATCAGCGTGGAGTTTGAGACTCAAGAGGATGATGATAACGAACCAAGCCTTAACATTACTTGCCACGTGGATCAAGAAGACCAACCCTTTCCACAAATCAACACGTACCTCATTGCAGTGGACAATAGCGTCATTTCCGATTCAGCTTCTCGTACGGTGACGATTGACCCTCAACCCAACACATGCATCGATGTCGTGTGTACTGGTATAAATGAATACGGGGAGACTGAAGCGACCAAGACCTACTGTCCTTCACAAACAG AACTCGGCCCCCAACAACCTGGTAGCAACATCCTTAGGATCCAGGCGACGGAAATCAGACGTGAAGGAAACCTGGTAACTCTAATCATCACCTGTCATGTTAACATCTCTGACCAGCCTTACCCACATCTCCACACATACAACATTACAGCTGATAATGACATCTTGTCCTCCTCTAGCTCTGCCTCAGCAATCCTGTCTCCACTCCCCGATGACTGCATCAATGTCACGTGTTCTGCCACCAACGGAGTTGGAGATACGTTGTCATGGATGAAACATTGCCGAACAGAAACTTTTTTTG AGGGTCCCATAGCTAGCCCTTTTCAAGAGTTCCTTCAGAAATCGTCGACCACGTACGTTCTTCTCATCGTCATTTTCATCCTCTCCATCATCACCTGTCTCACTGTCCTCATGAAGAGAAAGGTTGTCTACTGA